One stretch of Akkermansia sp. RCC_12PD DNA includes these proteins:
- a CDS encoding acetylornithine transaminase — protein sequence MNTEEKFNQYVLHTYGRYPMAAVRGEGARLWDSTGKCYLDFCAGIATCVLGHCHPAVTQALQKQAATLVHCSNLYQIPQQADLAEFIVTKCVERPGKVFFSNSGAESNDGLIKVARRYGHRRPQPDGKPRFEVLTFNKSFHGRTLGSMSATGQDKIKIGFDPMLPGFRHLPFNDLETAREAISPETVAFLLEPVQGEGGVNSVTPEFLRGLAELCRKHDLLLLIDEVQCGFGRCGNIMGWRAVAPDVEPDGVSWAKALGGGFPIGGFWISDRAIDESGTELSSIMDPGSHGSTYGGNPLAATVSLAVLREVVSEGLPERAHRLGTEIRAEIESWNLPVVQGVRGLGLLLGIGLNPEMVDAPEGKTIASVVVESLRQEGLLSVPAGPETVRLLPPLNVSEEEVQQALAIIRRVLKTYVK from the coding sequence ATGAATACAGAAGAGAAATTCAACCAGTACGTACTTCACACTTATGGCCGCTATCCCATGGCAGCCGTTCGCGGAGAAGGCGCCCGTCTGTGGGACAGCACGGGCAAGTGCTATCTGGATTTCTGCGCCGGCATCGCCACCTGCGTGCTGGGGCATTGTCATCCCGCTGTCACACAGGCCCTGCAGAAGCAGGCCGCCACGCTGGTGCACTGTTCCAACCTGTACCAGATTCCCCAGCAGGCGGATCTGGCGGAGTTCATCGTGACCAAGTGCGTGGAGCGTCCGGGAAAGGTGTTTTTCTCCAACAGCGGGGCGGAGTCCAATGACGGGCTGATCAAGGTGGCGCGCCGCTACGGCCACCGGCGCCCCCAGCCGGACGGCAAACCGCGCTTTGAGGTGCTTACGTTCAACAAGTCCTTCCACGGCAGAACCTTGGGCAGCATGTCCGCCACGGGACAGGACAAGATCAAGATCGGCTTTGATCCGATGTTGCCGGGGTTCCGGCACCTGCCCTTCAATGATTTGGAGACGGCGCGCGAAGCCATCAGCCCGGAAACGGTCGCGTTCCTATTGGAACCCGTTCAGGGCGAGGGCGGCGTCAATTCCGTGACGCCGGAGTTCCTGCGCGGGCTGGCTGAGCTATGCAGGAAGCATGACCTTCTTTTACTGATTGACGAAGTCCAGTGCGGCTTTGGACGCTGCGGCAATATCATGGGATGGCGCGCTGTGGCCCCGGACGTGGAGCCGGACGGCGTTTCCTGGGCAAAAGCCCTGGGCGGCGGCTTCCCGATCGGCGGCTTCTGGATTTCCGACCGCGCCATTGACGAGAGCGGCACGGAGCTTTCCTCCATCATGGACCCCGGCTCCCACGGTTCCACTTACGGCGGCAATCCTCTTGCCGCCACGGTCAGCCTGGCCGTTCTCCGGGAAGTCGTTTCCGAAGGGCTGCCGGAACGCGCCCACCGGCTGGGTACGGAAATCCGTGCGGAGATAGAGTCCTGGAATCTGCCCGTGGTGCAGGGGGTGCGCGGATTGGGGCTGCTGCTGGGCATCGGCCTGAATCCGGAAATGGTGGACGCGCCGGAAGGCAAGACGATTGCCTCCGTCGTTGTGGAGTCCCTGCGGCAGGAAGGTTTGCTTTCCGTTCCCGCCGGACCGGAAACGGTACGCCTTCTGCCCCCTCTGAACGTCAGTGAAGAAGAGGTTCAGCAGGCGCTCGCCATCATCAGGCGCGTGCTCAAGACGTACGTGAAGTAA
- the mscL gene encoding large conductance mechanosensitive channel protein MscL, translating into MAHFLNPKGFLEEFKAFALKGNVIDLAVAVVIGGAFNKIVSVFVSSIITPIIGYLTSGVNLAFLTLKLGDVELRYGELLQATIDFLIIAFSIFLAIKLIGAMHRKQAETAAAPAPKPDDVVLLEQIRDILQKQAETK; encoded by the coding sequence ATGGCACATTTTCTTAATCCCAAGGGATTCCTGGAGGAATTCAAGGCTTTCGCGCTGAAAGGCAATGTTATTGACCTGGCCGTGGCCGTCGTCATCGGCGGCGCGTTCAACAAAATCGTCTCCGTATTCGTTTCCAGCATCATCACGCCCATCATCGGCTACCTCACGTCCGGCGTGAACCTTGCGTTCCTGACCCTTAAGCTGGGAGACGTGGAACTCCGGTATGGAGAACTGCTCCAGGCTACCATTGACTTCCTGATCATCGCCTTCTCCATCTTCCTCGCCATCAAACTGATCGGCGCCATGCACCGCAAGCAGGCGGAAACGGCCGCCGCGCCCGCACCCAAGCCGGATGACGTCGTCCTGCTGGAACAAATCCGCGACATTCTCCAGAAACAGGCGGAAACCAAATAG
- a CDS encoding GDSL-type esterase/lipase family protein — MKKLIILLGICMWYALIPAYGASPVRIACLGDSITAGMLVRKEDCWVSRVAKALGKKAEVGNFGVSARCLLFKGDRPITREKAYRDALAFKPGMLLIGLGTNDSKEVNWKHKADFADNYKEVIAEFRKENPRLKVYCLLPIPSQEAREGGISRERISSEVIPLIRQVAKSTNSRVIDLNKVMKDKEGLLVDGVHPNAEGHALMAEHILLVLKGKAAE, encoded by the coding sequence ATGAAAAAGTTGATCATTTTATTAGGGATTTGCATGTGGTACGCGCTGATTCCGGCGTATGGCGCGTCTCCGGTCCGGATTGCGTGCCTGGGGGACAGCATTACCGCCGGAATGCTGGTCAGGAAGGAGGATTGCTGGGTGTCGCGTGTGGCTAAAGCTTTGGGCAAGAAGGCGGAAGTCGGAAATTTTGGCGTGTCCGCCCGCTGCTTGCTTTTCAAGGGCGACCGGCCCATCACACGGGAAAAGGCTTACCGTGACGCTCTGGCATTCAAACCCGGCATGTTGCTGATCGGCCTGGGGACCAATGACAGCAAGGAAGTGAATTGGAAACACAAGGCTGATTTTGCGGATAATTACAAGGAGGTGATCGCGGAGTTCAGGAAAGAGAATCCCAGGTTGAAGGTGTATTGCCTGTTGCCCATTCCGTCCCAGGAGGCCCGGGAAGGCGGCATCAGCAGGGAGCGCATTTCCAGTGAAGTCATTCCGCTTATCCGACAAGTGGCCAAAAGCACCAACTCCAGAGTGATCGACCTCAACAAGGTCATGAAGGACAAGGAGGGCCTGCTGGTGGACGGCGTACACCCCAACGCGGAGGGGCACGCCCTCATGGCAGAACACATTCTCCTGGTTCTCAAGGGGAAAGCTGCGGAATAG
- a CDS encoding two-component regulator propeller domain-containing protein: MFSLSVTCTWRALIRLSVCLFAGALTLTAVHGAPKSSGAPQQASSSIPRCPASFLMDAVVDRQGALWAASENQGLWRLIPGGSWQQMNKTPGFPGDSPNIYALAVDGQGRIWAGTAHEGVAVWNGREWKVYNRLNGLAGDRVFDIQVSPETGDVAVATSGGLSIYSPAEKNWTAVSRAEGLAENQIESLAFMAGGALVAGYQCGGVGISTPESGWKKWNNTQSPWHWDEGRRMHQPGEMYGTGLPSNLCNAVAAAGTRHVWAATSCGLAWLRDGKWLYTRGKDAAAKNKGIYGGLPSVFRKTGFPSEIGKPDVLPEDYVTALLPCREGLWVGFRKEGAALVDPAGMKVIKRSLDRQRNGRAKWVRSFVVLPGGDVYACTNGGGLQKVGETAKYRIQAPAASTPPHPREAPVERIRNAAAVKEGGNSPATGVVYVGEDWATRGDWCGHYGQDQALLCAVNAPLSNTYFSTRYPDWRQPGAVTKGEKILEVDIRGYMGPHKRKKDFLRAWCHRPSWPENRNVLYCPEVGTRTEAEWDDHGEAYESTFDGPNVWVVTDIPEGLHEVALYFYSPNGREGNNGYRDFLLEARTWKPKYPGLVNFLIQGNRMRFLQGKEPPQGAWGRNMDKRKEEIFDQQGKPVEARTRVKDFAGNGVYKRFLVKGPVSCGFTVRRNASFNTIVNGVFVTRLDGKYDTLPILASRDPYIPSVNGLSAGDDLPMDVLSLWSGAFTDYLPSPSRWDRGERDRLRAYRSMRKHLMPRAENVQHRELLRVWQFSLKLWDGELRNAFDRACIRSWNELQERSVIYRSREWRPNSPNVLPLSREELSQMAARGIDWKQYLPGSASPPQMSLEELKRFLKEAPPQQPENNDEE, from the coding sequence ATGTTTTCTCTTTCAGTGACCTGTACCTGGCGCGCCCTGATCCGTTTGTCTGTCTGCCTGTTCGCGGGCGCCCTGACCCTGACGGCGGTACATGGCGCCCCCAAAAGCTCCGGAGCTCCGCAGCAGGCTTCCTCTTCCATTCCCCGGTGTCCTGCCTCCTTCCTGATGGATGCCGTTGTCGACCGCCAGGGCGCCCTCTGGGCCGCTTCCGAGAATCAGGGGCTCTGGAGGCTTATTCCGGGAGGCTCCTGGCAGCAGATGAACAAGACTCCCGGTTTTCCCGGTGATTCCCCCAACATTTACGCGCTGGCCGTAGATGGTCAGGGACGCATTTGGGCCGGCACCGCGCATGAAGGGGTGGCCGTATGGAACGGACGGGAATGGAAGGTCTATAACCGGCTCAACGGCCTCGCCGGAGACCGCGTTTTCGATATCCAGGTCAGTCCGGAGACGGGGGATGTGGCCGTGGCTACTTCCGGAGGACTGAGCATCTACAGCCCGGCGGAAAAAAATTGGACGGCCGTCAGCAGGGCCGAGGGGCTGGCGGAAAACCAGATCGAATCCCTGGCCTTCATGGCCGGTGGAGCCTTGGTGGCGGGCTACCAGTGCGGCGGAGTGGGGATTTCCACTCCGGAGAGCGGATGGAAAAAATGGAACAACACGCAGTCGCCCTGGCACTGGGATGAAGGCAGGCGCATGCACCAGCCCGGAGAAATGTACGGAACGGGACTGCCCTCCAATCTGTGCAACGCCGTGGCGGCGGCGGGAACCCGGCACGTATGGGCTGCAACCAGTTGCGGCCTGGCATGGCTGCGTGATGGCAAGTGGCTTTATACGCGCGGGAAGGATGCGGCGGCCAAGAACAAGGGTATTTACGGAGGGCTTCCCTCCGTCTTCCGCAAAACGGGGTTTCCGTCGGAAATCGGGAAGCCGGACGTTCTGCCGGAGGATTACGTGACGGCGCTGCTGCCCTGCCGCGAAGGATTGTGGGTGGGATTCCGCAAGGAGGGGGCGGCTCTGGTGGATCCCGCGGGAATGAAGGTGATAAAAAGATCGCTGGACAGGCAGCGCAACGGCAGGGCCAAGTGGGTCAGGAGTTTTGTAGTGTTGCCCGGCGGGGATGTGTACGCCTGCACGAACGGGGGAGGGCTGCAAAAGGTGGGAGAGACAGCCAAATACCGTATCCAGGCGCCAGCCGCCTCCACGCCCCCGCATCCCCGGGAAGCGCCGGTGGAACGCATACGGAATGCGGCGGCGGTGAAGGAAGGAGGGAATTCGCCCGCTACGGGAGTGGTGTACGTAGGGGAGGATTGGGCGACGCGCGGGGACTGGTGTGGCCATTATGGACAGGACCAGGCTCTTTTGTGTGCCGTAAACGCTCCTTTGAGCAATACCTATTTTTCTACGCGCTATCCGGATTGGCGCCAACCCGGCGCAGTGACCAAGGGAGAAAAAATTCTGGAAGTGGACATTCGCGGTTACATGGGTCCCCATAAGAGGAAAAAGGACTTTCTGCGCGCCTGGTGCCACAGGCCCAGCTGGCCGGAGAACCGCAACGTACTTTATTGCCCGGAAGTAGGAACGCGCACGGAGGCGGAATGGGACGACCACGGGGAAGCTTATGAAAGCACGTTTGACGGGCCGAATGTCTGGGTGGTAACGGATATTCCGGAAGGGTTGCACGAGGTGGCCCTGTATTTTTACAGTCCGAACGGCAGGGAGGGGAACAACGGCTACCGGGATTTTCTCCTGGAAGCCCGGACATGGAAGCCGAAATATCCGGGCCTTGTCAATTTCCTGATCCAGGGGAACCGGATGCGGTTTCTCCAGGGGAAAGAGCCTCCCCAAGGGGCCTGGGGCAGGAATATGGACAAAAGGAAGGAGGAAATATTCGACCAGCAGGGTAAGCCGGTGGAAGCGCGGACGCGGGTGAAGGATTTTGCGGGGAACGGCGTGTACAAGAGATTTTTGGTGAAGGGGCCCGTCTCATGCGGTTTCACCGTAAGGCGCAATGCGTCGTTTAATACGATCGTCAATGGTGTTTTCGTGACAAGGCTGGACGGGAAATACGACACGTTGCCCATCCTGGCGTCCAGGGATCCTTATATTCCTTCCGTAAACGGTTTGTCGGCAGGGGATGACCTGCCCATGGACGTTCTTTCCCTGTGGAGCGGGGCTTTTACGGATTACCTGCCTTCTCCCTCCCGGTGGGACCGCGGAGAGCGGGACCGTCTCCGGGCCTACAGGTCCATGCGAAAGCATCTGATGCCCCGCGCCGAAAACGTGCAGCACCGGGAATTGCTGAGAGTATGGCAGTTTTCCCTGAAACTCTGGGACGGCGAATTGAGGAACGCTTTTGATAGGGCGTGTATCCGTTCATGGAACGAGCTACAGGAACGCAGCGTTATTTATCGTTCCAGGGAATGGAGGCCCAACAGCCCCAACGTTCTGCCCCTGAGCCGGGAAGAGCTGTCCCAAATGGCGGCCCGCGGCATTGACTGGAAGCAGTATCTCCCGGGTTCGGCATCCCCCCCGCAAATGTCTCTGGAGGAACTGAAACGTTTTCTCAAGGAAGCTCCCCCTCAACAACCCGAAAATAATGATGAAGAATAA
- a CDS encoding MFS transporter produces the protein MSDAASPRIRKTMVFVLLALFLGQFGSGVYDLVFSNFLRDAQHLDVEMRGFIELPRELPGILSLFVVGMLFMFNEVRMAGVACLLMFGGMYALALCGPRTGLWVLSAWILTVSLGQHVLMGMIDTIVIHTARPENRSLRLGQMKALGTAASLLGALCVWIKWKFNQSFAVDFFIMGGVCLLAAVLLSRVKTPVFPKRRGWRECFVFKRRYTVYYGLEILHGIRKQLYLTFGFWLMVSTLGQSPEHIGKTLLIAGVVGLGTQPLIGWSIKRFGERNVTIFDSIALSLLCLAYAFAPGLLPSHWAVAVVTACFVLDNLLFALGMARSTYVARICERPEDITPSIYTGLAINHVASISYGVLGGLIWMSTGGPQAVFLIGGLATAGAGLVARHMDAPPRKGEA, from the coding sequence ATGAGTGATGCCGCTTCCCCCCGCATCAGAAAGACGATGGTGTTTGTGCTGCTGGCCCTGTTCCTGGGGCAGTTCGGGAGCGGCGTGTATGATCTGGTGTTCAGCAATTTCCTGCGGGACGCCCAGCATCTGGACGTGGAGATGCGCGGGTTTATCGAACTGCCGCGGGAGCTGCCCGGCATCCTTTCCCTGTTTGTGGTCGGCATGCTTTTCATGTTCAATGAGGTGCGCATGGCCGGCGTGGCCTGCCTGCTGATGTTCGGCGGCATGTATGCGCTGGCCCTGTGCGGTCCCAGAACCGGGCTGTGGGTTTTGTCCGCGTGGATTCTGACGGTGAGCCTGGGCCAGCACGTTCTGATGGGGATGATCGATACCATCGTGATTCATACGGCGCGGCCCGAAAACCGCAGCCTGAGGCTGGGGCAGATGAAGGCGCTCGGCACGGCGGCTTCTCTGCTGGGGGCTTTGTGCGTCTGGATCAAGTGGAAGTTCAACCAGTCCTTTGCCGTGGATTTTTTCATCATGGGCGGCGTGTGCCTGCTGGCTGCCGTCCTTCTGAGCCGGGTGAAGACGCCCGTGTTTCCCAAGCGCCGCGGGTGGCGGGAATGTTTTGTTTTCAAGCGCAGGTACACCGTTTATTACGGGCTGGAAATTTTGCACGGCATCCGCAAGCAGCTGTATCTTACATTCGGGTTCTGGCTGATGGTCAGTACGCTGGGTCAGTCTCCGGAGCATATCGGGAAGACCCTGCTGATTGCCGGGGTGGTCGGTCTGGGAACGCAGCCTTTGATCGGGTGGAGCATCAAGAGGTTCGGGGAGAGGAATGTCACGATTTTCGACAGCATTGCACTGTCCCTGCTGTGCCTGGCTTACGCGTTTGCCCCCGGGCTGCTGCCTTCGCACTGGGCCGTGGCGGTAGTGACCGCCTGTTTCGTTCTGGATAACCTGTTGTTTGCGCTCGGCATGGCCCGCAGCACGTATGTGGCCCGCATTTGCGAGAGGCCGGAGGATATTACGCCCAGTATTTACACGGGGCTGGCCATCAACCATGTGGCCTCCATTTCCTACGGCGTTTTGGGCGGCCTGATCTGGATGAGCACGGGCGGTCCGCAGGCCGTATTCCTGATAGGCGGCCTGGCTACGGCCGGAGCCGGCCTGGTGGCGCGGCACATGGATGCGCCGCCGCGGAAGGGCGAAGCATAG
- the efp gene encoding elongation factor P produces MAKVPVINLRKGHAVNHNNDVCVVVSMEHKCPPRMASYVQMSIRSISTKKVYNLRLTSNESLEGVNLAREEYEFSYIDGMGYHFMNPDTYEDITVSPDIVEPVKDYLMEGNIYILLFTDETVVSVELPASITMEVAEAPEGIKGDSANNVYKSATMTTGLVVQVPLFIKPGEKISVKTEDGSYLGRVN; encoded by the coding sequence ATGGCAAAAGTACCCGTAATCAATCTTCGCAAGGGACACGCGGTTAATCATAACAATGACGTTTGCGTTGTAGTCAGCATGGAGCACAAGTGCCCCCCCCGCATGGCTTCCTATGTGCAAATGAGCATCCGCAGCATTTCCACCAAAAAAGTGTACAACCTTCGCCTGACTTCCAATGAATCACTGGAAGGCGTGAACCTTGCCCGTGAGGAGTATGAGTTCAGCTATATTGACGGCATGGGCTACCATTTCATGAATCCCGATACGTATGAGGATATCACCGTGTCTCCGGACATCGTGGAACCCGTGAAGGATTACCTGATGGAAGGCAATATTTACATTCTGCTTTTCACTGATGAAACGGTCGTTTCCGTGGAACTGCCCGCCTCCATCACGATGGAAGTGGCGGAAGCCCCGGAAGGGATCAAGGGTGACAGCGCCAACAACGTTTACAAGTCCGCCACCATGACCACCGGCTTGGTTGTGCAGGTTCCCCTGTTCATCAAGCCCGGCGAAAAGATTTCCGTGAAGACGGAAGACGGTTCCTACCTGGGCCGCGTGAACTAA
- a CDS encoding alkaline phosphatase: MTLLLRVLACALLLVPSQLPAADAQSFISEKPYPVANIREPEQHLPVNNVILMIGDGMGIHHLSAAWAANRGRLFIENCPVTGIAKTWCRDKLVTDSAAAGTAMATGTKTLYKRVATCPEGNKLDSLIDKAKDMEKSTGVIVTCELNDATPAAFCANNEKRSDSYGIIGDYPRSRADFIFGGGSKYFTQRPDGRDIFKEMGALGYKIARSWEEAAALPPGKTLAVVAPGNLPPPGKRGAVLRQATLKALETLSRNPRGFFLMVEGSNIDKAAHHGKLAEMMEEIFDFDRTAGAVLEWAARHPGTLVVITADHNTGAFSLSGGNLEKGEITALFSSGNHDGVAVPVYAFGSGSGAFTGIYENTDIFRKIMAAMKGEENKAVPVKKDS; the protein is encoded by the coding sequence ATGACTCTCCTGTTGCGTGTCCTGGCTTGTGCCCTGCTGCTTGTTCCGTCCCAGCTTCCGGCGGCGGATGCGCAGAGCTTTATATCGGAAAAGCCCTACCCTGTGGCAAACATCCGGGAGCCGGAACAGCACCTGCCTGTCAACAACGTCATCCTGATGATCGGGGACGGCATGGGCATCCACCACCTTTCCGCGGCGTGGGCCGCCAACCGGGGACGCCTGTTCATTGAAAACTGCCCGGTGACGGGTATTGCGAAAACCTGGTGCCGGGACAAGCTGGTCACGGACTCGGCCGCGGCGGGAACCGCCATGGCGACGGGGACCAAGACACTTTACAAAAGGGTGGCCACATGTCCGGAGGGCAACAAGCTGGACTCCCTGATCGACAAGGCGAAAGACATGGAAAAATCAACGGGCGTGATCGTCACCTGCGAACTGAATGACGCCACCCCGGCAGCCTTCTGCGCCAATAATGAAAAAAGATCCGACTCCTACGGCATCATCGGCGACTATCCACGCTCCCGTGCGGACTTCATCTTTGGCGGCGGAAGCAAATATTTTACCCAGAGGCCGGACGGGAGGGACATCTTCAAGGAAATGGGGGCCCTGGGCTATAAAATCGCCCGTTCCTGGGAGGAAGCCGCCGCCCTGCCGCCGGGAAAAACGCTCGCCGTCGTAGCTCCGGGGAACCTGCCCCCTCCCGGCAAAAGGGGCGCCGTACTCCGCCAGGCCACGCTGAAAGCCCTGGAAACCCTCTCCCGCAACCCCAGGGGATTCTTCCTGATGGTGGAAGGCTCCAACATCGACAAGGCGGCCCACCATGGCAAACTGGCGGAAATGATGGAGGAAATCTTCGACTTTGACCGGACGGCGGGAGCAGTGCTGGAATGGGCGGCGCGTCATCCCGGCACGCTGGTGGTCATCACGGCGGACCACAACACCGGCGCTTTCTCCCTTTCCGGGGGCAATCTGGAAAAAGGGGAAATCACGGCCCTGTTCTCTTCCGGCAACCATGACGGAGTGGCCGTTCCCGTTTACGCTTTCGGCTCCGGAAGCGGCGCCTTCACCGGCATCTATGAAAACACGGACATTTTCCGCAAAATCATGGCGGCCATGAAAGGGGAGGAAAACAAGGCTGTTCCCGTCAAAAAAGACTCTTGA
- a CDS encoding beta-N-acetylhexosaminidase, which translates to MTSIPFPAATAFILAPFCWGAPSAPVQEVPAIIPRPAALEFQAGQPGFSLKGGVKLPEGHPLSVQAERLFRENGVKTAMVEQDADISFTEDKSLGGEGYRLTVTPDSISIACGAANGGLHALQSLMQDIVTDGGGAPALAALKVRDQPRFSWRGIMMDSCRHMMPVRDIKKVLDLMSRYKFNILHWHLTDDQGWRLPVAKYPRLTETGGTRAQSPIIGSRSKPDGKPYSGHYTAEEIREVVQYAKNRGITVIPEVELPGHAAAAIAAYPELGNADIPNYAPKVQETWGVHPYTFAPTEKTFRFLEDVIDEVCRLFPDSPYIHIGGDEAPKDQWKQSPAAQQVMKDKGLKNEHELQSYFVRRVEKMINAHGKRLIGWDEIQEGGLSPTATMMVWRSWMPDSARHALEQGNDIVMTPNSHLYFDYDQGPGKPAAAEYETINNDSLTWQHVYSLEPVPPGTPKAREKQVLGCQANVWAEYIPNLPKWEYQVFPRALALAEVAWTPRELKNEQDFRLRLERQLPFLDARGVNYKRPDNGAPARPDAVITRELR; encoded by the coding sequence ATGACTTCCATCCCCTTTCCTGCGGCAACAGCTTTTATCCTCGCCCCTTTCTGCTGGGGAGCCCCTTCCGCCCCCGTCCAGGAGGTTCCCGCCATCATTCCACGGCCCGCTGCGCTGGAATTCCAGGCCGGACAACCCGGTTTTTCACTGAAAGGCGGCGTAAAACTGCCGGAGGGCCATCCCCTTTCCGTACAGGCGGAGCGGCTTTTCCGGGAAAACGGCGTCAAAACGGCGATGGTGGAACAGGACGCCGACATTTCCTTTACGGAAGACAAATCCCTGGGAGGGGAAGGCTACCGCCTGACCGTCACCCCGGATTCCATTTCCATTGCCTGCGGCGCGGCCAACGGCGGGCTCCATGCTCTGCAAAGCCTCATGCAGGACATCGTCACGGACGGCGGCGGCGCTCCTGCGCTGGCCGCGCTGAAGGTAAGGGACCAGCCCCGCTTCTCCTGGCGCGGCATCATGATGGACAGCTGCCGCCACATGATGCCCGTGCGGGACATCAAGAAAGTGCTGGACCTGATGTCCAGGTACAAATTCAACATCCTGCACTGGCACCTGACGGACGACCAGGGATGGAGGCTTCCCGTTGCCAAATACCCCAGGCTCACGGAAACAGGAGGAACCCGTGCGCAATCCCCCATAATCGGCAGCCGCAGCAAGCCGGACGGCAAGCCCTATTCCGGCCATTACACGGCGGAGGAAATCAGGGAGGTAGTCCAGTATGCGAAGAACCGGGGCATCACCGTTATTCCGGAAGTGGAACTGCCGGGGCATGCAGCCGCAGCCATCGCCGCCTATCCGGAGCTGGGAAACGCAGACATTCCGAATTACGCCCCGAAGGTGCAGGAAACCTGGGGAGTCCACCCCTACACGTTCGCCCCCACGGAAAAAACCTTCCGCTTTCTGGAAGACGTCATTGACGAAGTGTGCCGCCTGTTCCCGGACAGCCCGTACATCCACATCGGCGGAGACGAAGCCCCCAAGGACCAGTGGAAGCAGTCTCCCGCGGCACAGCAGGTCATGAAAGACAAGGGCCTGAAAAATGAGCACGAGCTCCAGAGCTACTTCGTCAGAAGGGTGGAAAAAATGATCAACGCCCACGGCAAAAGGCTGATCGGCTGGGATGAAATCCAGGAAGGGGGGCTTTCCCCGACCGCCACCATGATGGTCTGGCGGAGCTGGATGCCGGACAGCGCCAGGCATGCCCTGGAACAGGGCAACGACATCGTGATGACGCCCAACAGCCACCTGTACTTTGACTATGACCAGGGACCCGGAAAACCCGCCGCCGCGGAATACGAAACCATCAACAACGACTCTCTCACCTGGCAGCACGTGTACTCCCTGGAACCCGTCCCGCCGGGGACGCCGAAAGCCCGGGAAAAACAGGTCCTGGGCTGCCAGGCCAACGTCTGGGCGGAATACATCCCCAACCTGCCGAAGTGGGAATACCAGGTTTTTCCCCGCGCTCTGGCGCTGGCGGAAGTAGCCTGGACGCCGCGCGAATTGAAGAACGAGCAGGACTTCCGGCTGCGGCTGGAACGCCAGCTCCCGTTCCTGGACGCCCGCGGCGTGAACTACAAGAGGCCGGACAACGGCGCTCCCGCACGCCCGGATGCCGTCATCACCCGGGAACTCCGCTGA
- a CDS encoding glycoside hydrolase family 16 protein has translation MKTAFFLRSLACAAILAVPAHAQLYSLHGDGVKKADRVVEKADYSGYELVWNDEFDKDGRPDPAKWNYEKGFVRNKEAQWYQPENAYCKDGMLIIEGRKEKRPNPRYNPEGKDWRTTQKNAEYTSASLTTQGKFSWQYGRFEIRARFSPREGMWPAFWTLGVREGWPRCGEIDIMEYYQSTYLANLCWGSAKKHVGKWSSTYTPLKWLREKDPQWDSRFHVFRMDWDEKEVRLYADDILLNKTSLDNTINAVYKEIANPFRQPHFIILNLALGATGGDLNKLPLPQKYEIDYVRIYQKKDSPHKGTIPYQPEKKPEARIE, from the coding sequence ATGAAAACCGCCTTCTTTCTCCGGTCCCTGGCCTGCGCCGCAATTCTGGCCGTTCCCGCCCATGCCCAGCTCTACTCGCTTCACGGGGACGGCGTCAAAAAAGCCGACAGAGTCGTGGAAAAGGCGGATTATTCCGGCTATGAACTCGTCTGGAATGACGAATTTGACAAGGACGGCCGCCCCGATCCCGCCAAATGGAACTATGAAAAGGGATTCGTCCGCAACAAGGAAGCCCAGTGGTACCAGCCGGAAAACGCCTATTGCAAGGACGGCATGCTGATCATTGAAGGCAGGAAGGAGAAGCGCCCCAACCCCCGCTACAATCCGGAAGGAAAAGACTGGCGCACCACCCAGAAGAATGCGGAATATACATCAGCCTCATTGACGACACAGGGCAAATTCTCCTGGCAGTACGGACGTTTTGAGATCCGCGCCAGATTCAGCCCTCGGGAAGGCATGTGGCCTGCGTTCTGGACACTGGGGGTCAGGGAAGGATGGCCCAGGTGCGGGGAAATAGACATCATGGAATACTACCAGTCCACGTATCTGGCCAACCTCTGCTGGGGATCCGCCAAAAAACACGTTGGCAAATGGAGTTCTACCTACACGCCTCTGAAATGGTTGCGGGAAAAAGACCCTCAGTGGGATTCCCGCTTCCATGTCTTCCGCATGGACTGGGATGAAAAAGAAGTGCGCCTGTACGCAGACGACATCCTGCTGAACAAGACCTCCCTGGACAATACAATCAACGCCGTTTACAAGGAAATCGCCAATCCCTTTCGGCAACCTCATTTCATCATCCTGAACCTGGCCCTGGGCGCCACCGGAGGCGATCTGAACAAACTTCCCCTGCCCCAGAAATACGAAATAGACTACGTCCGCATTTACCAGAAAAAGGATTCCCCCCACAAGGGGACTATCCCGTACCAGCCGGAAAAGAAACCGGAAGCCCGGATAGAATGA